One genomic region from Halobacteriovorax vibrionivorans encodes:
- the rplK gene encoding 50S ribosomal protein L11 translates to MAKKITGFIKLQIPGGKANPSPPVGPALGQKGVNIMEFCKAFNAKTQKDAGVMLPTIITVYSDRSFTFVTKTPPASYLLKTKLKLKRGAQKPGTEVVTTVSKNVIEEIVEAKRPDLTAATQEAAERIIEGSCRSAGIKLDY, encoded by the coding sequence ATGGCTAAGAAAATCACAGGTTTCATTAAGCTACAGATTCCAGGTGGGAAAGCAAACCCATCACCACCAGTTGGGCCGGCACTAGGTCAAAAAGGTGTTAATATCATGGAATTCTGTAAGGCTTTTAATGCAAAGACTCAAAAAGACGCAGGTGTAATGCTTCCAACAATCATTACAGTTTACTCTGACCGTTCTTTTACATTTGTAACAAAGACACCACCAGCTTCATACCTTCTTAAGACTAAGCTTAAGCTTAAAAGAGGTGCACAGAAGCCAGGTACAGAAGTTGTAACGACAGTATCTAAAAACGTTATTGAAGAAATCGTTGAAGCGAAAAGACCAGATCTAACAGCTGCTACTCAAGAAGCTGCTGAAAGAATCATCGAAGGTTCATGTCGTTCAGCTGGTATTAAACTGGACTACTAA
- the nusG gene encoding transcription termination/antitermination protein NusG, whose translation MVDNNESEKELNEEVTAAPEASEETTEQAEAVNPNFRWYIAKALTGQENKVQKTLRERIVNYKLTDSFGEIVVPEEKVTTHAGGRKRTITKKLFPGYVLIQMVMNENTWHLVKDTDKITGFVGGTVDKPAPLSDEEAAYMTGKSNEGFKKSRTTVDFSEGEEVKVIEGPFASFIGTIESVNENGKLKVNVSIFGRPTPVELDASQVEKN comes from the coding sequence ATGGTTGATAATAACGAATCAGAAAAAGAACTTAACGAAGAAGTAACTGCAGCGCCAGAGGCTTCTGAAGAAACAACTGAACAGGCTGAAGCAGTTAACCCTAACTTTCGTTGGTATATTGCAAAAGCTCTTACAGGACAAGAAAACAAGGTTCAAAAGACTCTTCGTGAAAGAATCGTTAACTACAAGCTAACAGATTCTTTTGGTGAGATTGTTGTACCTGAAGAAAAAGTTACAACTCATGCAGGTGGAAGAAAGAGAACGATCACTAAGAAGCTCTTTCCAGGTTATGTGTTAATTCAAATGGTTATGAATGAGAACACATGGCACCTAGTTAAAGATACAGATAAAATTACAGGTTTTGTCGGTGGTACAGTTGACAAACCAGCCCCTTTATCAGATGAAGAGGCAGCATATATGACAGGTAAATCTAATGAAGGCTTCAAAAAGTCACGCACAACTGTGGACTTTTCTGAAGGTGAAGAAGTTAAGGTTATTGAAGGACCATTTGCTTCATTCATTGGAACTATTGAATCAGTAAACGAAAACGGAAAACTGAAAGTGAACGTTTCTATCTTTGGTCGACCAACACCAGTAGAATTAGACGCTTCTCAGGTTGAAAAGAATTAA
- the secE gene encoding preprotein translocase subunit SecE: MSLIKSEDSKKWINAFVAAVSAICGFITIRFFEQLGEWFDLEAKVPNFPITVQVVGIVVGLIVFMSIVKNKSASTLLEDVYGELVKVVWPNKDDVLKTTVGLVIALSIVSGIFVLIDYSFRQLLSLIL; encoded by the coding sequence ATGTCTCTCATTAAGAGTGAAGACAGCAAAAAGTGGATTAACGCTTTCGTTGCTGCTGTAAGTGCAATTTGTGGATTTATTACGATTAGATTCTTCGAGCAATTAGGAGAATGGTTTGATCTAGAAGCAAAGGTTCCTAACTTTCCAATCACGGTACAAGTCGTTGGAATTGTTGTAGGTTTAATTGTTTTTATGTCAATCGTAAAAAACAAGTCTGCATCGACATTACTTGAAGATGTTTATGGCGAACTAGTTAAGGTAGTTTGGCCTAATAAGGATGATGTTTTAAAGACAACTGTTGGACTAGTAATCGCTTTAAGTATTGTTAGCGGTATCTTTGTTCTGATTGATTACTCATTCAGACAATTACTAAGTTTAATTCTGTAG
- the tuf gene encoding elongation factor Tu has protein sequence MAKESFDRSKPHVNIGTIGHVDHGKTTLTAAISITLANALGGDVRKFDEIDSAPEEKARGITINTSHIEYETATRHYAHVDCPGHADYVKNMITGAAQMDGAILVCSAADGPMPQTREHILLARQVGVPAIVVFLNKVDQVDDEELLELVEMEVRELLSSYDFPGDDIPIVAGSALAALEMRDDAIGKDKVLELMAQVDEYIPTPARATDLDFLMPVEDVFSISGRGTVCTGRVERGIIKVNEEIEIVGIKETTKTTVTGVEMFRKLLDEGRAGDNVGLLLRGVKREEVLRGQCLVKPGSVTPHAKFNCEVYILSKDEGGRHTPIFKGYRPQFYFRTTDVTGDITLADGVEMVMPGDNTSFAVDLITPIAMEKGLKFAIREGGRTIGAGTVSEILD, from the coding sequence ATGGCAAAAGAATCTTTTGACAGAAGTAAGCCCCACGTAAACATTGGTACGATCGGGCACGTTGACCACGGTAAGACAACTCTTACAGCGGCAATTTCAATTACACTAGCGAACGCACTTGGTGGTGACGTAAGAAAATTCGACGAAATCGATTCGGCACCAGAAGAAAAAGCTAGAGGTATTACAATCAATACTTCACACATTGAGTATGAAACAGCAACAAGACACTACGCACACGTAGACTGTCCAGGTCACGCTGACTATGTAAAGAACATGATTACAGGTGCAGCACAAATGGACGGAGCAATCTTAGTTTGTTCAGCGGCTGATGGGCCAATGCCACAAACAAGAGAGCACATCCTTCTTGCACGTCAGGTAGGTGTACCAGCGATCGTAGTATTCTTAAATAAAGTAGACCAAGTAGATGATGAAGAACTACTTGAGCTAGTAGAAATGGAAGTAAGAGAGCTTCTATCTTCTTACGACTTCCCAGGTGACGATATTCCTATCGTAGCTGGTTCGGCACTAGCAGCTCTTGAAATGAGAGACGATGCAATTGGTAAAGATAAAGTACTAGAGCTTATGGCACAAGTTGATGAGTATATCCCAACTCCAGCTAGAGCAACAGATCTAGACTTCCTAATGCCAGTAGAAGATGTATTCTCAATCTCAGGACGTGGTACAGTTTGTACAGGACGTGTTGAAAGAGGGATTATCAAGGTAAACGAAGAAATCGAAATCGTTGGTATTAAAGAAACAACTAAGACAACTGTAACAGGTGTTGAGATGTTCAGAAAGCTTCTTGACGAAGGTCGTGCAGGTGATAACGTTGGTCTACTTCTACGTGGTGTAAAGCGTGAAGAAGTACTACGTGGTCAGTGTCTAGTTAAGCCAGGATCAGTAACTCCACACGCGAAGTTCAACTGTGAAGTATATATCCTTTCAAAAGATGAAGGTGGACGTCACACTCCAATCTTCAAAGGTTATAGACCACAATTTTACTTCAGAACAACAGACGTAACAGGTGATATTACACTTGCAGACGGAGTTGAGATGGTAATGCCAGGAGACAATACTTCATTCGCAGTAGATTTAATTACTCCAATTGCGATGGAAAAAGGTCTTAAGTTCGCGATCCGTGAAGGTGGTAGAACAATTGGTGCTGGTACAGTATCTGAAATTCTAGACTAA
- a CDS encoding TrmH family RNA methyltransferase → MEQDLIVGVHSIVHAIRNPKRTTVELIACEEGLEKLNKMGGLKKHELDGLNIKLVSSHKVQELAKELYAKEDFQYSRVPSGVLLVSSAKSISETKPLFDAIDAGEEVKILCLDGVTDVHNAGAIMRTAAFYNVSHIVFAVKNNFNIGPSMARIASGALEYIEIVKCNSLPKFLSALIKRGVTPVGLTEHTDDNEIGEIAGIKCLVLGAEDRGLSHASVRLLEKKIRLEPIGKIESLNVSVAAAIAMEKVFS, encoded by the coding sequence ATGGAACAAGATTTAATTGTTGGTGTTCATTCAATTGTACATGCAATTCGCAATCCTAAAAGAACAACAGTAGAACTTATCGCATGCGAAGAAGGGCTAGAAAAACTCAATAAAATGGGAGGGCTCAAAAAGCATGAATTAGATGGTTTAAATATAAAACTTGTTTCTTCACATAAGGTTCAAGAGCTTGCTAAAGAGCTCTACGCTAAAGAAGACTTCCAATACTCAAGAGTTCCTTCTGGTGTACTTCTTGTAAGTTCCGCTAAGAGTATTTCAGAAACGAAACCTCTTTTTGATGCAATAGATGCTGGTGAAGAAGTTAAAATATTATGCCTTGATGGTGTAACTGATGTACATAATGCTGGAGCAATTATGCGTACAGCTGCATTTTATAATGTTTCACATATTGTTTTTGCTGTTAAAAATAATTTTAATATTGGACCTTCAATGGCCAGAATCGCTTCTGGTGCACTTGAGTATATTGAAATAGTAAAATGTAATTCACTACCAAAATTCTTATCTGCTCTAATAAAACGAGGAGTGACACCTGTAGGACTTACAGAACATACAGATGATAATGAAATTGGTGAAATAGCAGGAATCAAATGTTTAGTGCTAGGAGCGGAAGATAGAGGTCTATCACACGCTTCTGTACGATTATTAGAGAAAAAAATTCGTTTAGAACCAATAGGAAAGATTGAGTCCTTGAATGTTTCTGTTGCTGCAGCGATAGCGATGGAGAAAGTTTTTTCTTAA
- a CDS encoding proline--tRNA ligase, which yields MILSKGFWQTYKEVPADATIASHQLMMRAGLIHKSAAGLYNYLPMGYRSIRKVEQIVREEMDKAGCYEMLMSVVTPGELWQETGRWEKMGGEMLKFKDKADRDLCISPTNEEAITDVFRKTIKSYKDLPLSLYQINTKFRDEIRPRFGLMRGREFIMKDAYTFHATKECLDEVYDRMYEAYENVFNRLGLEFSAVVADGGAMADGDAKTHEFQVIADSGEDAIIYSNEANYAANIETAKTIRKVESAAKTGSMAEVSTPGKATIKEVCEFLKKNEFHSLKSLVYKARNDEEEKFILVLLLGDDELNELKLEKVYPGYEVTTATDTELKALGLIKGFIGPVEISNLDIVFDTQVDLNAAYVVGANKLDMHLENFVPKEVIKQIKTADLRLACSGDYTVDGKHQVELKRGIEVGHIFQLGDKYTKGMDATILDQNGKAMAPLMGCYGIGVTRLVAAAIEQNHDENGIIWPAAIAPYNVSFVAIVKSEEYKEKANELYKTLINSGLEVVYDDRKAGPGFKFKDADLLGLPLQVVLGERDHKEDGMLEIRIRRSGEKIKVSQEDLISKVNELLKEL from the coding sequence ATGATTCTATCAAAGGGATTTTGGCAAACTTACAAAGAAGTACCAGCTGATGCAACGATCGCTTCACACCAATTAATGATGAGAGCAGGTTTGATTCATAAGTCAGCTGCTGGATTATATAATTATCTACCAATGGGATATCGTTCGATTCGCAAGGTTGAACAAATTGTTCGTGAGGAAATGGATAAGGCTGGATGCTATGAAATGCTCATGTCTGTAGTTACTCCAGGTGAACTTTGGCAGGAAACTGGACGTTGGGAAAAGATGGGCGGTGAAATGCTTAAGTTCAAAGATAAGGCTGATCGCGATCTTTGTATTTCTCCAACAAATGAAGAGGCCATCACAGATGTCTTTAGAAAAACAATTAAGTCATATAAAGATTTACCTCTATCTCTTTATCAAATTAATACAAAATTTCGTGATGAAATCAGACCTCGTTTTGGGCTAATGCGTGGCCGTGAATTTATAATGAAGGATGCATATACTTTTCATGCAACAAAAGAATGTTTAGATGAAGTATATGACAGAATGTATGAAGCTTATGAAAATGTTTTTAATCGTCTTGGACTAGAATTCTCTGCCGTCGTAGCAGATGGTGGTGCAATGGCCGATGGTGATGCAAAAACACATGAATTTCAAGTTATTGCTGATTCAGGTGAAGATGCAATTATCTATTCAAATGAAGCAAATTACGCCGCAAATATTGAAACTGCTAAAACAATACGAAAAGTTGAAAGTGCTGCTAAAACAGGAAGTATGGCCGAAGTGTCGACACCTGGAAAAGCAACAATTAAAGAAGTTTGTGAATTCTTAAAAAAGAATGAGTTTCATTCTTTAAAATCACTTGTCTATAAAGCTAGAAATGATGAAGAAGAAAAGTTTATTCTTGTTCTTTTATTAGGTGATGATGAGCTCAATGAGCTGAAACTTGAAAAAGTATATCCTGGCTATGAAGTGACGACTGCTACAGACACTGAACTTAAGGCCCTTGGCCTTATTAAGGGATTTATTGGTCCTGTTGAAATCTCAAACCTTGATATTGTATTTGATACTCAGGTTGATCTAAATGCTGCATATGTTGTTGGTGCTAATAAACTTGATATGCACTTAGAAAACTTTGTTCCAAAAGAAGTTATTAAACAAATTAAAACAGCAGATCTAAGGTTGGCATGCTCTGGTGATTATACTGTTGATGGAAAGCATCAAGTTGAATTAAAGCGAGGGATTGAAGTTGGTCATATCTTCCAACTTGGAGATAAGTATACAAAGGGAATGGATGCTACCATCTTAGATCAAAATGGTAAGGCCATGGCACCACTTATGGGATGCTATGGAATAGGTGTAACTCGTTTAGTTGCTGCTGCAATTGAGCAGAACCATGATGAGAATGGAATCATTTGGCCGGCCGCTATAGCACCTTATAATGTTTCATTTGTAGCGATTGTAAAATCCGAAGAATACAAAGAAAAAGCAAACGAACTATATAAAACACTAATCAACAGTGGTCTTGAAGTTGTCTATGACGACCGCAAGGCAGGACCAGGATTTAAGTTTAAGGATGCAGATCTACTTGGTTTACCTCTCCAGGTTGTACTTGGTGAAAGAGATCATAAAGAAGATGGTATGCTTGAGATTCGTATACGTCGCTCTGGCGAAAAAATAAAAGTGTCTCAAGAAGACTTAATATCTAAAGTGAATGAGTTACTAAAGGAACTGTAA
- the lpxC gene encoding UDP-3-O-acyl-N-acetylglucosamine deacetylase, translating to MLNQRTIAKTVTITGIGIHSGEKVSMTLHPAQADSGISFKRTDIKDSEILKATATTVGATENNTAIGSGAGAVHTVEHLLSVLYGFGINNCFIEIDGPEVPTMDGSGASFLYVIKETGIQQLHKTKKFLVVTKPVEVKVGEKWARIEPCEKLIIDSTIVFKHPIIKTQRKEFEFTCENYINEIGRARTFGFLRDVDMLKRKGLIKGGSLDNAVVLDDFKVMNPDGLRFNDEFVRHKILDTIGDISLLGYEIAGKITTYMSGHHVHNVLCRKLLETPDAYEIVSATTLEKEAVQAFDLPMALAPSF from the coding sequence ATGTTAAACCAACGAACTATTGCTAAGACAGTTACGATTACGGGAATTGGAATCCATTCTGGTGAGAAGGTTTCTATGACTCTGCATCCAGCTCAAGCAGATTCTGGTATTTCATTTAAAAGAACAGATATTAAGGACTCAGAGATCCTAAAGGCGACTGCTACGACAGTTGGGGCCACTGAGAATAATACTGCTATTGGTTCTGGTGCGGGCGCAGTTCACACAGTTGAGCACTTACTTTCTGTTCTCTACGGTTTTGGTATTAATAATTGTTTTATCGAAATTGACGGGCCAGAAGTTCCTACAATGGATGGATCAGGTGCCTCTTTCTTATATGTCATTAAAGAGACAGGTATCCAACAATTACATAAAACGAAGAAATTTCTAGTAGTTACAAAGCCAGTGGAAGTTAAAGTTGGCGAAAAATGGGCAAGAATAGAGCCTTGTGAAAAGCTAATAATTGACTCAACTATTGTCTTTAAACATCCTATTATTAAGACACAGCGTAAAGAATTTGAGTTTACTTGTGAAAATTATATAAATGAAATTGGAAGAGCACGTACTTTTGGATTCTTAAGAGATGTCGATATGCTTAAGAGAAAAGGTTTAATTAAGGGTGGCTCTCTCGATAATGCAGTTGTTCTTGATGACTTCAAAGTAATGAATCCTGATGGGCTTCGTTTTAACGATGAATTTGTGAGACATAAAATTCTTGATACAATTGGTGATATTAGTCTTTTAGGTTATGAAATTGCCGGAAAAATAACTACTTATATGTCAGGTCACCACGTTCACAACGTGCTTTGTCGTAAGCTTTTAGAAACACCAGATGCCTACGAAATCGTTTCAGCTACTACTTTAGAGAAAGAAGCAGTACAGGCATTTGATCTACCCATGGCCCTTGCGCCGTCATTCTAA
- a CDS encoding PaaI family thioesterase, with the protein MNIWNEEFELSDVNKFNKGCCVEHLDIRVTDFGDDYLVATMPVDERTRQPYGVLHGGASCVLAESVGSIASNLVLDSSKYYAAGLEINANHVRPVQSELVTAKAKVVHLGKSTHIWDIRITDEKDKLVCISRLTMAVIKK; encoded by the coding sequence ATGAATATATGGAATGAAGAATTCGAATTAAGTGACGTAAACAAGTTCAACAAAGGCTGTTGTGTCGAGCATCTCGATATTAGAGTGACAGACTTTGGTGATGATTATCTCGTAGCAACAATGCCAGTCGATGAGAGAACAAGGCAACCATATGGCGTCCTTCACGGAGGGGCAAGCTGTGTTTTAGCAGAATCTGTTGGCTCTATCGCTTCTAATTTAGTACTGGATTCTTCTAAGTACTATGCTGCAGGACTTGAGATAAACGCCAATCACGTTAGGCCAGTTCAAAGTGAGCTCGTTACGGCCAAGGCCAAAGTTGTCCATCTGGGAAAATCAACTCATATCTGGGATATCCGCATTACAGACGAGAAAGACAAATTAGTATGTATCTCTCGTCTGACAATGGCAGTTATTAAAAAATAG
- a CDS encoding amidohydrolase family protein encodes MKKILLLALALLMTSCSLLYGKLGGDFDYEPSEYEKLPKHVREFIEKSYDGIDLKKLRDTHLHIVGLGNSGSGIWVNPHMKDWFNHLSKYNRFNVYMTASGVDDESQADEQYIARLTELMRYQPHFIPAYALAFDYHYKLDGTIDLEHSEFYVPNEYIAKVVKENPVNFKMVASIHPYRQDALEELEKWAAQGVRFVKWLPNAMGIDPSNKKVLPFYKMMKKYDMTLISHAGEEKAVEGDKFQELGNPLRLRPALDMGIDVIISHAASRGKCADLDNGGVQAECSDLFWRLFKEKKYEKNLFTDLSALIIYERLSQPLIEMIENKQFHSRVMYGSDYPLPAINWIYRTTDLVEKGFITEEERDILNEIYSINPLLFHFVALRTVRHPKTGEKLTDEAFEMPTRLLKK; translated from the coding sequence ATGAAGAAAATTTTATTACTTGCACTCGCACTATTAATGACATCATGTTCATTGCTCTATGGGAAGCTTGGTGGAGATTTTGATTATGAACCAAGTGAATACGAAAAGCTTCCTAAACACGTAAGAGAATTCATCGAAAAGTCATATGATGGAATAGACTTAAAAAAATTAAGAGATACTCACTTACACATTGTTGGCCTTGGAAATAGTGGCAGTGGCATTTGGGTTAACCCGCATATGAAAGATTGGTTTAATCACCTGTCTAAGTATAATCGATTTAATGTTTATATGACGGCATCTGGTGTTGATGATGAATCACAAGCCGATGAGCAATATATTGCACGCTTAACTGAATTGATGAGATATCAGCCTCATTTCATTCCAGCATACGCTTTAGCTTTTGATTATCACTATAAATTAGATGGCACGATAGATTTAGAACACTCAGAGTTTTATGTTCCAAATGAATATATCGCTAAAGTTGTAAAAGAAAATCCTGTCAATTTTAAAATGGTTGCTTCGATTCATCCATATCGTCAGGATGCACTTGAGGAGCTTGAAAAATGGGCCGCTCAAGGTGTTCGATTTGTAAAATGGCTTCCAAATGCCATGGGGATTGATCCATCAAATAAAAAAGTTCTTCCTTTTTATAAGATGATGAAAAAATATGACATGACACTGATCTCTCATGCAGGTGAAGAAAAGGCCGTTGAAGGAGATAAGTTTCAAGAGCTTGGTAATCCTCTTCGTCTTCGTCCTGCACTTGATATGGGAATCGATGTAATTATCTCTCATGCCGCCTCAAGAGGTAAGTGTGCCGATCTGGATAACGGTGGAGTACAAGCAGAATGTTCAGATCTATTTTGGCGTCTTTTCAAAGAAAAGAAATATGAAAAGAACTTATTCACTGACTTATCGGCATTAATTATCTACGAAAGACTAAGCCAGCCTTTAATTGAAATGATTGAGAATAAGCAATTTCATTCACGTGTAATGTATGGTTCTGATTATCCACTACCTGCAATCAATTGGATCTATCGAACTACTGATCTGGTTGAAAAAGGATTTATTACAGAAGAGGAAAGAGATATTCTTAACGAGATCTATTCAATCAATCCTCTCTTATTCCACTTTGTGGCATTAAGAACAGTAAGGCATCCCAAAACTGGAGAAAAACTCACAGATGAAGCGTTTGAAATGCCTACACGTCTTTTAAAAAAATAA
- the ruvB gene encoding Holliday junction branch migration DNA helicase RuvB, whose amino-acid sequence MSDERIFDPELGEEETKKEVLLRPKDFTEYIGQKKIVQNIDVMVNSAVKRNQSMDHALLSGPPGLGKTSLAMIIANALGSHLHVISGPAIEKKGDLAAILTNLEARDVLFIDEIHRMHISVEEILYSAMEDYRLDIVIGDGAAARTMQIDIAPFTLIGATTRSGLLSNPLRDRFMAHFHFDFYQPEELAKIISNNAKKLSLGIDEDAELLMARCSRGTPRIANRILRRVRDFAIVRDSSHVNINDVKKSLEMMEIDERGLDRMDRRILKVIQEYYGGGPVGIEALCATLAEDRSTIEDVYEPFLLKEGFLIRTPRGREISQIAKELINEK is encoded by the coding sequence ATGTCTGATGAACGAATTTTCGATCCTGAACTAGGTGAAGAGGAAACAAAGAAAGAAGTTCTTCTAAGGCCTAAAGACTTTACTGAATATATTGGTCAAAAAAAGATTGTTCAAAATATCGATGTCATGGTGAATTCTGCTGTAAAGAGAAATCAGTCTATGGACCATGCTCTTTTATCGGGACCTCCTGGTCTTGGGAAAACATCATTGGCCATGATTATTGCAAATGCACTTGGGAGTCATCTGCACGTTATCTCTGGACCTGCCATTGAAAAGAAAGGTGATCTCGCCGCTATCTTAACTAATTTAGAAGCAAGAGATGTTCTCTTTATTGATGAAATACATCGCATGCATATCTCAGTCGAAGAAATACTTTACTCAGCGATGGAAGACTATCGACTTGATATTGTAATTGGAGATGGAGCTGCGGCACGAACAATGCAAATTGATATTGCTCCCTTTACTTTAATTGGGGCAACAACTCGTTCAGGTTTATTATCAAATCCTCTTCGAGATCGTTTTATGGCCCACTTTCATTTTGATTTTTATCAACCTGAAGAGTTAGCTAAAATTATCTCTAATAATGCAAAGAAATTAAGCTTGGGAATTGATGAAGACGCTGAGCTTTTAATGGCAAGGTGCTCAAGGGGAACTCCGCGAATTGCCAATCGAATTCTTAGAAGAGTAAGAGACTTTGCTATTGTTCGTGATTCATCACATGTAAATATAAATGACGTAAAGAAATCTCTTGAAATGATGGAAATTGATGAACGTGGACTTGATCGTATGGATCGAAGAATTTTAAAAGTGATTCAAGAATACTATGGTGGCGGGCCAGTTGGTATTGAAGCTCTTTGTGCGACTCTCGCAGAAGATCGTTCCACAATTGAAGATGTCTATGAGCCTTTCTTACTTAAGGAAGGATTTTTAATACGTACGCCAAGAGGTCGCGAGATCTCACAAATTGCAAAAGAGTTGATTAATGAAAAATAA
- the ruvA gene encoding Holliday junction branch migration protein RuvA, producing MIGLLQGEVVFSDGNELILFSPSGVGHQIYFQHVLPEGSIAAIFISHIVKEASEELFGFRSLREKKAFEMLLSVKGVGPKGAFALVTSIGVDNIIDAILFENKKTLQKAPGIGAKAASQIILDLSGKAQKIKMYSKASATATSVPDTVIQPTLNLEIIEETIHATPSYDSALMNDAIMACKELGFTEDKVMPLAKRILDENQITRAEQLVHLVLKEV from the coding sequence ATGATTGGACTATTGCAAGGAGAAGTCGTTTTCAGTGACGGAAACGAGTTGATATTATTTTCACCTTCAGGTGTCGGACACCAAATTTATTTTCAGCACGTTCTACCGGAAGGTTCAATTGCTGCAATTTTTATTTCTCATATTGTTAAAGAGGCGAGTGAGGAACTTTTTGGTTTTCGTTCACTTCGTGAAAAGAAAGCATTTGAAATGCTCTTAAGTGTTAAAGGTGTAGGTCCAAAAGGGGCCTTTGCTCTTGTTACGAGTATTGGCGTTGATAATATAATTGATGCAATTCTTTTTGAAAATAAGAAGACACTTCAAAAGGCTCCTGGCATTGGTGCCAAGGCCGCTTCACAAATCATTCTTGATTTAAGTGGAAAAGCCCAAAAAATAAAAATGTATTCTAAGGCTTCAGCAACAGCTACATCTGTACCAGATACAGTAATACAGCCAACTCTTAATCTCGAAATAATTGAAGAAACAATTCATGCAACACCATCATATGATTCAGCTTTAATGAATGATGCCATAATGGCATGTAAGGAACTTGGTTTTACTGAAGATAAGGTTATGCCTCTTGCTAAGAGAATCTTAGATGAGAATCAAATTACTAGAGCTGAACAATTAGTTCACCTCGTTTTAAAAGAGGTCTAA
- the ruvC gene encoding crossover junction endodeoxyribonuclease RuvC translates to MYILGIDPGSRTTGWAVIEVEGRKFKYIDSGVLKFDKIPEFLDRLATISMSIKDIVSLHKPDEISIESLIYVKSVPALSKLAQARGALIAGLSEKYQGKITEYSPNLIKSTVTGHGHATKEGVDKALSMIFGKITFKSHDESDALAIALCHALNRGQRAKIKGKSTRTKARTLKEVFSK, encoded by the coding sequence ATGTATATTCTTGGAATTGACCCAGGATCTCGTACCACTGGTTGGGCCGTGATTGAAGTTGAGGGGCGAAAATTTAAATACATTGACTCGGGTGTCTTAAAATTTGATAAGATACCGGAATTTCTCGATCGTCTCGCTACTATCTCGATGTCAATTAAAGATATTGTTTCACTTCACAAACCTGATGAAATCTCAATTGAATCTCTTATCTATGTAAAGAGCGTCCCTGCTTTATCAAAATTGGCCCAAGCTCGTGGAGCACTTATCGCAGGTCTGTCTGAGAAGTATCAGGGGAAAATCACAGAATATTCACCAAACTTAATAAAATCTACTGTCACTGGTCATGGCCATGCAACTAAAGAAGGTGTTGATAAGGCCTTATCGATGATTTTTGGCAAGATTACATTTAAGTCACATGATGAGTCAGATGCCCTTGCTATAGCCTTATGTCACGCGTTGAATCGTGGACAAAGAGCAAAAATAAAGGGAAAATCAACACGTACAAAAGCGCGTACATTAAAAGAAGTATTTTCTAAGTAG